A stretch of the Bacillus sp. FJAT-18017 genome encodes the following:
- the spo0A gene encoding sporulation transcription factor Spo0A has translation MKKIKVCVVDDNRELVGLLDDYISSQDDMEVAGVAHNGQECLEMLEEVNPDVLVLDIIMPHLDGLAVLERMREIKNGPMPHVIMLTAFGQEDVTKKAVELGASYFILKPFDMEMLGNHIRTVNGKSSSVTRKGHSSSFRSHSEQKPRNLDASITTIIHEIGVPAHIKGYLYLREAISMVYNDIELLGSITKVLYPDIAKKYNTTASRVERAIRHAIEVAWSRGNIDSISSLFGYTVSMTKAKPTNSEFIAMVADKLRLEHKAS, from the coding sequence GTGAAGAAAATTAAAGTTTGCGTCGTTGACGATAACCGTGAATTGGTAGGGTTACTGGATGATTATATATCGTCTCAGGATGACATGGAGGTAGCTGGCGTTGCGCATAATGGCCAGGAATGCCTGGAAATGTTGGAAGAAGTAAATCCAGACGTACTTGTTTTGGATATTATTATGCCTCATCTTGATGGGCTTGCTGTTCTTGAGAGGATGCGCGAGATTAAAAATGGACCAATGCCGCATGTCATTATGCTGACTGCATTCGGTCAGGAAGATGTGACCAAAAAGGCTGTGGAGCTGGGGGCGTCCTATTTTATTTTGAAACCGTTTGATATGGAAATGCTCGGCAATCACATTCGCACTGTAAATGGCAAATCAAGTTCTGTTACGAGGAAAGGCCACTCCTCAAGCTTCCGTTCCCATTCCGAGCAAAAGCCAAGGAATCTGGATGCGAGCATCACCACCATCATTCATGAGATTGGTGTTCCGGCGCATATTAAAGGGTACCTATACCTCCGTGAAGCAATTTCAATGGTTTACAATGACATCGAGTTGCTTGGATCCATTACAAAAGTTTTATATCCGGATATTGCCAAAAAATACAACACGACTGCAAGCCGTGTCGAGAGGGCAATCCGCCATGCGATTGAAGTAGCCTGGAGCCGCGGGAATATTGACTCAATCTCCTCCTTGTTCGGCTACACGGTCAGCATGACCAAAGCAAAACCGACTAATTCTGAATTCATCGCAATGGTAGCTGACAAGCTTAGGCTTGAACATAAAGCTTCTTAG
- a CDS encoding glycerophosphodiester phosphodiesterase has product MTLIFAHRGYKSLYSENTMTAFIEAEKAGAEGLELDVQLTKDGVPVIIHDEKVDRTTGNTGFVKDFTYTEIKKLNADFKKMSPKGSEPIPTLEEVLEWLKDTNLNCNIEFKNGIFPYASMEEKSISLVRKYGLEKRVILSSFNHYSVVQCLRIDPEIETAPLFAELVYKPWVYAKALGAKGIHPKYIYASDDIIRESVSNGVAVRPYTVNREKDMERLYKAGCTALITDNPALALEIKNKKGKRP; this is encoded by the coding sequence ATGACTTTGATATTTGCTCATCGCGGATACAAGTCATTGTATTCGGAAAATACAATGACTGCTTTTATTGAAGCTGAAAAGGCTGGTGCCGAAGGGCTGGAGCTGGATGTTCAATTAACGAAAGATGGGGTTCCTGTCATTATACATGACGAAAAGGTAGACAGGACGACGGGAAATACAGGTTTTGTAAAAGATTTTACATATACGGAGATCAAAAAGTTGAATGCCGATTTTAAAAAGATGTCCCCAAAGGGGTCTGAACCAATCCCAACACTCGAGGAAGTGCTGGAATGGCTAAAGGACACAAATCTTAACTGCAATATTGAATTTAAAAACGGGATATTTCCCTATGCGAGTATGGAGGAAAAGTCAATAAGCCTTGTCAGGAAGTATGGGCTGGAAAAACGTGTGATTCTTTCTTCCTTTAATCATTACAGTGTGGTCCAGTGCTTAAGAATTGATCCTGAAATAGAAACAGCGCCACTTTTTGCGGAACTAGTCTATAAACCATGGGTATATGCGAAAGCTTTAGGAGCCAAAGGGATTCATCCGAAATATATATATGCGTCTGACGACATTATTAGGGAATCCGTATCTAATGGTGTTGCGGTAAGGCCTTATACAGTAAATCGGGAAAAGGACATGGAAAGGTTATATAAAGCTGGCTGTACGGCTCTTATAACTGATAATCCGGCGCTTGCACTCGAGATAAAAAACAAAAAAGGAAAGAGGCCGTAA
- a CDS encoding DUF2627 domain-containing protein: MKRLAALLVMLVPGFLAAYGVKLMRDMLFGKLLEPFGLLWLQFLTGFILFVTGLGFVAGFVLYRDRKRNKVQDRFKNK; this comes from the coding sequence ATGAAACGTTTGGCTGCTCTTCTTGTTATGTTGGTCCCAGGGTTTTTGGCAGCTTATGGAGTAAAATTAATGCGGGATATGCTCTTTGGCAAACTATTGGAACCTTTTGGGCTCCTATGGCTGCAATTTTTGACTGGTTTCATTCTTTTTGTAACAGGGCTTGGCTTCGTGGCCGGCTTTGTGCTTTATCGAGATCGAAAACGCAATAAAGTCCAGGACCGCTTTAAAAACAAATAA
- a CDS encoding sigma-54 interaction domain-containing protein, translating into MPSVMIIGAGKGGTAILKMLKEAEIFDVKAVIDRNEDAPGIFLARSEGIPTGGDWKPFMACNHDIIIEVTGDPTVFPELKKAASDAILIPGSVAFLIATLMELKEDLIERLKNESYKQELIFSSASDGMIVIDQKGIITLFNSRASEMVGVSRELALGSHIHEIIPSSRLPLILSSRRIEANQEMVLVNGVKIITTRIPIIDEQGILLGAFAVFKDISEVLSLAEEITNLKEIQTMLEAIIQSSDDAISVVDEEGRGILVNPAYNRITGLTREQVIGKPATADISEGESMHLKVLKTRRAVRGVPMRVGPNKKEVIVNVAPIIVEGKLKGSVGVIHDMSEIQTLNRELSRARQIIRTLEAKYSFDDIIGKSEEMLLATEQAKLAAKTPATVLLRGESGTGKELFAHAIHNASDRKFNKFIRVNCAALSETLLESELFGYEEGAFSGAKRGGRRGLFEEANNGSIFLDEIGELSANTQAKLLRVLQEREIIRVGGTKAIPINVRIIAATNVNLEKGIASGTFREDLYYRINRLPIHIPPLRNRLEEVPLLCERLIHKINQDYGRNVEGVTEAAMLHLMEYDWPGNVRELENILGRAIIFMGYNETIIDVNHLPDLKKRTSSSRVALPGLSATESMPLAEMVEKYEAAIISRTLAQTNGNKTKTAKILGLSIRNLYYKLEKYNLENTSMQ; encoded by the coding sequence TTGCCGAGTGTGATGATCATTGGTGCAGGTAAAGGCGGTACTGCGATACTTAAAATGCTTAAGGAAGCAGAAATCTTTGATGTGAAGGCTGTTATAGACAGGAACGAGGATGCCCCAGGTATATTTCTTGCCAGGAGCGAGGGGATTCCCACGGGGGGAGATTGGAAGCCATTTATGGCCTGTAATCATGATATCATTATTGAGGTTACAGGAGACCCTACTGTTTTTCCCGAATTAAAAAAGGCTGCATCCGATGCAATTCTGATACCGGGGAGCGTAGCATTCTTGATCGCTACCTTGATGGAATTAAAGGAAGATTTAATCGAGCGGCTAAAAAATGAGTCGTATAAACAGGAATTGATTTTTAGTTCCGCAAGCGATGGCATGATTGTCATTGACCAAAAAGGAATAATCACTCTTTTTAACAGCAGAGCATCAGAAATGGTAGGAGTCAGCAGAGAGCTTGCCCTTGGCAGCCACATCCATGAAATCATCCCTTCAAGCAGGCTGCCCCTGATCCTTAGCTCTAGAAGGATTGAAGCCAATCAGGAAATGGTCCTGGTTAATGGTGTGAAAATTATTACGACGAGGATCCCAATCATTGATGAACAAGGAATTCTTTTAGGTGCCTTTGCCGTATTCAAAGATATTTCTGAGGTACTCAGCCTTGCGGAAGAAATAACAAATCTCAAGGAAATACAAACAATGCTTGAAGCAATTATCCAATCCAGCGATGATGCCATTTCCGTTGTTGATGAAGAAGGAAGGGGCATTCTTGTAAATCCTGCTTATAACAGGATAACTGGACTTACGCGGGAGCAAGTGATTGGTAAGCCCGCCACTGCGGATATTTCCGAAGGGGAAAGCATGCATTTGAAGGTGCTTAAAACTAGGCGTGCGGTCCGTGGTGTTCCTATGAGAGTTGGCCCAAATAAAAAGGAAGTAATTGTCAATGTAGCACCAATTATTGTAGAAGGAAAATTAAAAGGCAGTGTTGGCGTTATTCACGACATGTCGGAAATCCAGACACTGAACCGTGAGCTTTCACGTGCCAGGCAGATTATCCGGACACTTGAGGCTAAATATTCTTTTGATGACATTATCGGAAAATCAGAGGAAATGCTCCTTGCCACCGAACAGGCGAAACTGGCGGCAAAAACACCAGCGACCGTTCTTCTTAGGGGAGAATCCGGTACCGGTAAAGAGTTGTTTGCCCACGCAATACATAATGCAAGTGATAGGAAGTTCAATAAGTTTATTCGGGTCAATTGTGCAGCGTTGTCCGAAACGCTTTTGGAGAGCGAGTTGTTCGGCTATGAGGAGGGTGCTTTTTCCGGGGCAAAAAGAGGCGGAAGGCGTGGCTTGTTTGAAGAGGCGAATAACGGAAGCATTTTCCTGGATGAAATAGGTGAATTATCGGCTAATACCCAGGCGAAATTATTAAGGGTGCTTCAGGAAAGGGAAATTATCCGGGTAGGCGGCACCAAAGCCATTCCAATTAATGTCCGGATCATTGCGGCAACGAATGTCAATCTAGAAAAAGGGATTGCAAGCGGTACGTTTAGAGAAGACCTTTATTATCGAATCAATCGCCTTCCTATCCATATTCCTCCGCTTAGGAATCGGCTGGAGGAAGTGCCGTTGTTATGCGAGAGGCTGATTCATAAAATCAATCAGGATTATGGCCGCAATGTTGAGGGTGTAACAGAGGCGGCAATGCTTCATTTAATGGAATATGATTGGCCGGGGAATGTTAGAGAGCTGGAGAATATACTGGGCAGGGCAATTATTTTCATGGGATACAATGAAACGATTATTGATGTCAATCATCTTCCAGACCTTAAGAAACGTACCTCATCAAGCAGGGTTGCCTTACCAGGCCTATCAGCTACTGAATCAATGCCTCTTGCAGAGATGGTTGAAAAATATGAAGCTGCAATCATTAGCCGTACTCTTGCACAGACAAATGGAAATAAGACAAAAACGGCAAAGATTTTGGGGCTGTCAATTAGAAATCTGTATTATAAGCTTGAAAAGTATAATCTTGAAAATACAAGCATGCAATAA
- the yqiS gene encoding phosphate butyryltransferase: MFLDALLERSVQSTKRTVAVAAAADEEVLESVAEAIRHGMAKFILFGNSEHIETILEQIQLGLAKNTSIIIRDVQEINESAIEAVKAVSSGTAQVLMKGDIQTSLILRAVLNKEYGLRSTGILSHTAAFNIPGYERPIFVTDAAMNIAPNLEEKARIIQNAVSLATALGINNPKVAPVCAVETVNPAMQATLDAAELAAMNQKGVIDGCIIEGPLALDNAISPLAAEHKGIIGDVAGRADILLMPSIEAGNILYKSLVYFANAKVGGVLCGATSPIVLTSRSDSSESKLYSLALALCSSSSAI; encoded by the coding sequence GTGTTTCTTGATGCTCTTCTAGAAAGATCAGTGCAAAGTACGAAAAGAACAGTGGCAGTTGCCGCGGCAGCCGACGAAGAGGTTCTCGAATCAGTTGCTGAAGCCATCCGCCATGGAATGGCTAAGTTTATCCTGTTCGGTAACAGCGAGCATATAGAAACCATTCTTGAACAAATTCAGCTTGGACTTGCAAAGAATACTTCCATTATCATTAGGGACGTTCAGGAAATAAATGAATCGGCAATTGAAGCAGTAAAAGCAGTCAGTTCAGGAACAGCACAAGTCTTGATGAAGGGCGATATCCAAACTTCATTGATTTTAAGAGCTGTTTTAAATAAGGAGTATGGGCTTAGATCAACCGGTATTTTGTCCCACACTGCAGCATTTAATATTCCTGGATACGAAAGGCCGATTTTTGTAACCGACGCTGCCATGAATATAGCTCCTAATCTGGAGGAAAAAGCGAGAATTATTCAAAATGCAGTTTCGCTTGCGACTGCTTTAGGGATTAATAATCCAAAAGTTGCTCCAGTTTGTGCTGTTGAAACGGTTAACCCTGCCATGCAGGCGACACTTGATGCTGCAGAGCTTGCTGCAATGAATCAAAAAGGCGTAATAGATGGCTGTATTATTGAAGGTCCCCTGGCACTTGATAATGCAATTTCACCCCTTGCTGCCGAACACAAGGGCATCATAGGGGATGTGGCTGGAAGAGCAGATATTTTACTCATGCCTTCAATTGAGGCAGGTAATATCTTGTATAAATCTCTTGTTTATTTTGCCAATGCAAAAGTCGGTGGTGTTTTATGTGGGGCCACGTCTCCAATTGTCCTCACTTCACGCTCCGATTCTTCGGAAAGCAAGCTTTATTCACTTGCTTTGGCGCTATGCTCGTCTTCAAGTGCAATTTGA
- the bcd gene encoding branched-chain amino acid dehydrogenase: MEIFKYMEKYDYEQLVFCQDKQSGLKAIIAIHDTTLGPALGGTRMWTYDSEEAAIEDALRLARGMTYKNAAAGLNLGGGKTVIIGDPRKDKNEEMFRAFGRYIQGLNGRYITAEDVGTTVADMDLIHEETDYVTGISPAFGSSGNPSPVTAYGVYRGMKAAAKEAFGSDSLEGKTIAIQGVGNVAYNLCKHLHEEGANLIVTDINKEAVKRAVEEFGAKAVDPDEIYSVECDIYAPCALGAVINDDTIPQLRAKVIAGAANNQLKDTRHGDTIYEMGIVYAPDYVINAGGVINVADELHGYNRERAMKRVEQIYTNIEKVMEISKRDGIPTYVAADRMVEERISKLRNSRNQFLQNGHHILSRR; the protein is encoded by the coding sequence ATGGAAATCTTCAAGTATATGGAAAAGTATGATTATGAGCAATTGGTATTCTGTCAGGACAAGCAATCCGGTTTAAAGGCAATCATTGCCATTCATGATACAACGTTAGGACCAGCACTTGGCGGAACCAGGATGTGGACATATGACTCCGAGGAAGCAGCTATTGAAGACGCACTAAGGCTTGCACGTGGGATGACCTACAAAAATGCCGCAGCCGGCCTGAATCTCGGCGGGGGAAAAACAGTCATTATCGGTGACCCGCGCAAGGATAAAAATGAAGAAATGTTCCGTGCGTTTGGCCGGTATATTCAAGGTTTGAATGGAAGATACATCACCGCGGAAGATGTTGGCACAACAGTTGCAGACATGGATTTGATTCATGAGGAAACCGACTATGTGACAGGAATTTCTCCAGCGTTCGGCTCATCCGGCAATCCATCACCGGTTACAGCCTATGGCGTATATAGGGGAATGAAAGCCGCAGCAAAAGAAGCGTTTGGTTCCGATTCGCTTGAGGGCAAAACAATTGCGATTCAAGGTGTGGGGAATGTAGCCTATAACCTGTGCAAGCATCTTCATGAAGAAGGAGCCAATCTGATTGTTACTGACATCAATAAGGAAGCTGTTAAGCGGGCAGTTGAAGAATTTGGTGCCAAAGCAGTTGATCCTGACGAAATTTATAGTGTTGAATGTGATATTTACGCACCATGCGCACTAGGGGCAGTAATCAATGATGATACTATTCCTCAGCTTCGCGCAAAAGTCATTGCAGGAGCAGCAAACAACCAGCTGAAGGATACCCGCCACGGGGATACCATTTATGAGATGGGCATTGTCTACGCGCCAGACTATGTCATTAATGCTGGCGGTGTCATTAACGTAGCTGATGAGCTTCACGGCTATAACAGGGAGCGCGCTATGAAGAGAGTCGAGCAAATCTATACCAATATTGAGAAGGTAATGGAAATAAGCAAACGCGATGGTATACCAACTTATGTAGCAGCAGACCGTATGGTCGAAGAACGGATCAGTAAACTACGCAATTCCAGAAACCAATTTTTGCAAAATGGCCACCATATTCTGAGCAGACGATAA
- the buk gene encoding butyrate kinase has translation MKQSKNYRILVINPGSTSTKIGIYDNERPVMEKTIRHESEDIASYESIIDQYEFRKQTILETLHEEGINISKLSAVCGRGGLLRPIEGGTYSVNGTMLADLRAGYAGQHASNLGGILAYEIASGLNIPAYIVDPVVVDELQDIARISGLSLIQRKSIFHALNQKAVARRVARDLGKSYESLNLIVTHMGGGITVGVHKGGRVIDVNNGLHGEGPFSPERAGTVPVGDLVSLCFSGEYYRDEVMKKLVGQGGLFSYLGTSDAVKVEKMIEKGDEKARLVYEAMAYQVAKEIGSASAVLAGKVDAIILTGGLAYGKDFVKLITDRIDWISDCFIHPGENELQALAEGALRVLRGEESVKEYPNKIRY, from the coding sequence ATGAAGCAAAGCAAAAACTATCGCATCCTCGTCATTAATCCCGGCTCTACCTCAACAAAAATCGGCATCTATGACAACGAGCGTCCGGTAATGGAAAAGACAATCCGACATGAATCTGAGGATATTGCTTCTTATGAGAGCATCATTGACCAATACGAATTCCGTAAACAGACGATTTTGGAAACACTTCATGAAGAGGGTATCAATATCTCAAAGCTGAGTGCTGTTTGCGGAAGGGGAGGACTGCTCCGCCCTATCGAAGGTGGTACATATTCAGTAAACGGGACAATGCTTGCTGATCTTCGAGCAGGATATGCAGGGCAGCATGCATCCAATCTGGGAGGCATTCTTGCTTATGAGATTGCATCTGGTTTAAATATCCCGGCCTATATTGTTGACCCTGTCGTCGTAGACGAGTTACAGGATATTGCCAGAATTTCGGGTCTTTCATTAATTCAGCGTAAAAGCATTTTTCACGCACTCAATCAAAAAGCGGTGGCAAGAAGAGTCGCAAGGGATTTAGGCAAGAGCTATGAAAGCTTGAATTTGATTGTCACACATATGGGCGGCGGGATTACTGTGGGCGTCCATAAAGGCGGCCGTGTTATTGATGTAAATAACGGCCTTCATGGTGAAGGCCCATTTAGTCCTGAACGGGCAGGTACTGTTCCTGTCGGCGATCTCGTCAGTCTTTGCTTTTCCGGCGAGTATTACCGTGATGAAGTTATGAAAAAACTAGTCGGACAGGGTGGTCTTTTCAGCTATCTCGGAACGAGTGACGCAGTAAAAGTAGAGAAAATGATAGAAAAAGGTGACGAAAAGGCAAGGCTAGTATATGAAGCTATGGCCTATCAGGTTGCCAAGGAAATTGGTTCCGCAAGTGCTGTCCTTGCCGGAAAAGTGGATGCTATCATTCTTACTGGTGGGCTTGCTTATGGCAAGGATTTCGTCAAATTGATCACAGACCGGATTGACTGGATTTCCGATTGTTTCATCCACCCCGGCGAAAATGAACTGCAGGCATTGGCTGAAGGTGCGCTTCGCGTGCTTCGCGGTGAGGAAAGTGTAAAGGAATATCCAAATAAAATCCGCTATTAA
- the lpdA gene encoding dihydrolipoyl dehydrogenase yields the protein MAQEYDLVILGGGTGGYVAAIRASQLGLKTAIVEKGKLGGTCLHNGCIPSKALLRSAEVYVTAKKGEEYGIIARDVTFDFGKVQERKNKIVSQLHKGVQHLMKQGKIDVFKGTGRILGPSIFSPMPGTISVEMNDGTENEMLIPKNVIVATGSRPRSLPGLDIDGTYVLSSDEALRLEALPQSIVIVGGGVIGIEWASMLSDFGVEVTVLEYAPRIIPTEDHEISKEMQRLLKKRGVKIVTSAKVLPETLTIEEGVSISAEVKGQLKEYKAEKILVSVGRQANVEGIGIENTDIQIEKGFVATNEYYQTKESHIYAIGDVIGGLQLAHVASHEGITAVEHIAGNNPNPIDYTLISKCIYSHPEAASVGLTEEEAKEKGYNVKTGKFSFRAIGKALVFGESDGFVKIIADADTDDLLGVHMIGPHVTDMISEAGLAKVLDATPWEIAHTIHPHPTLSEAIGEAALAVDGIAIHS from the coding sequence ATGGCTCAGGAATATGATTTGGTCATTTTGGGCGGAGGAACAGGCGGTTATGTGGCCGCAATCCGCGCCTCTCAGTTAGGCTTGAAAACTGCAATTGTCGAGAAGGGGAAGCTTGGGGGAACTTGCCTTCATAACGGATGTATCCCTTCCAAGGCATTGCTAAGAAGCGCCGAAGTTTATGTTACAGCTAAAAAGGGCGAGGAGTATGGCATTATTGCTAGGGATGTCACTTTTGATTTTGGGAAGGTTCAGGAGAGAAAGAATAAGATTGTCTCCCAACTGCATAAGGGTGTCCAGCACCTAATGAAACAGGGGAAAATCGATGTTTTTAAAGGGACCGGCCGAATTCTGGGGCCATCCATTTTCTCGCCGATGCCTGGTACAATTTCCGTTGAAATGAATGATGGCACCGAGAACGAAATGCTCATTCCCAAAAATGTCATTGTTGCAACTGGCTCTAGGCCCCGTTCACTGCCGGGCCTGGACATTGACGGTACATATGTCCTGTCTTCGGATGAGGCACTGAGGCTTGAAGCCTTGCCGCAATCAATTGTGATTGTTGGCGGTGGAGTTATTGGGATTGAATGGGCATCAATGCTATCCGATTTTGGTGTCGAGGTAACCGTTCTTGAGTATGCTCCGAGGATTATACCAACCGAGGATCACGAAATCTCAAAGGAAATGCAGCGGCTTTTGAAAAAGCGCGGCGTAAAGATTGTAACAAGTGCAAAAGTCCTTCCTGAGACTCTAACTATAGAAGAGGGTGTCTCTATTTCTGCTGAAGTCAAAGGCCAGCTCAAGGAATATAAGGCAGAAAAAATCCTTGTATCAGTAGGCAGGCAAGCCAATGTCGAAGGAATCGGCATCGAGAATACTGATATTCAGATTGAAAAAGGATTCGTTGCAACAAACGAATATTATCAAACAAAAGAATCGCACATATACGCAATTGGCGATGTAATTGGCGGTTTGCAGCTTGCACATGTTGCTTCTCACGAGGGCATTACTGCAGTTGAACATATTGCTGGAAACAATCCAAACCCAATTGATTACACGCTTATTTCCAAATGCATTTACAGCCATCCTGAAGCTGCGAGCGTTGGATTGACCGAAGAAGAAGCAAAGGAAAAAGGCTACAATGTCAAGACTGGAAAGTTTTCTTTCAGGGCAATTGGCAAAGCACTTGTGTTTGGAGAATCAGATGGGTTTGTTAAAATCATTGCTGACGCAGACACAGATGATTTACTTGGTGTCCATATGATCGGACCACACGTAACAGACATGATTTCCGAAGCCGGGCTTGCAAAAGTACTGGATGCAACTCCTTGGGAAATTGCCCATACGATTCATCCACATCCAACATTGTCAGAGGCTATAGGGGAAGCCGCGCTGGCAGTCGATGGCATAGCGATTCACTCTTAA
- a CDS encoding thiamine pyrophosphate-dependent dehydrogenase E1 component subunit alpha: MVENRHHALDLSDEKVLEMYETMLLSRRLDERMWLLNRSGKIPFVISCQGQEAAQIGAAFALDKEKDYVLPYYRDLGVVLTFGMTPRELMLSAFAKAEDPNSGGRQMPSHFGQKKNRIVTGSSPVTTQVPHAVGIALAGKMEGKDLVTFVTFGEGSSNQGDFHEGANFAGVHKLPVILMCENNKYAISVPIEKQLACENVSDRAIGYGMPGYTIDGNDPLEVYRVVKEAADRGRRGEGPTLVETISYRLTPHSSDDDDRAYRAPDEVAEAKTRDPIITFGAYLKETGVMDDELEKKINERVMKQVNEATEYAENAPYAKPEDALNYVYAEDKGDA; this comes from the coding sequence ATGGTTGAAAACCGCCACCACGCTCTGGACCTGAGCGATGAAAAGGTTCTTGAAATGTATGAAACAATGCTTCTTTCCCGGCGACTGGATGAACGGATGTGGCTTTTAAACCGTTCCGGAAAGATTCCCTTCGTCATTTCTTGCCAGGGACAGGAAGCTGCTCAAATCGGGGCAGCATTTGCACTCGATAAGGAAAAAGACTATGTCCTTCCATATTACAGGGATTTAGGAGTTGTTTTGACTTTTGGAATGACACCAAGGGAATTGATGTTATCTGCCTTTGCAAAAGCAGAAGATCCAAATTCCGGAGGCCGTCAGATGCCAAGCCACTTTGGCCAAAAGAAAAATCGGATTGTTACAGGTTCATCACCTGTAACAACACAAGTCCCACATGCAGTAGGGATTGCTCTGGCCGGAAAAATGGAAGGGAAAGATCTTGTTACGTTTGTCACGTTCGGTGAAGGCTCATCAAACCAGGGTGATTTCCATGAAGGCGCCAATTTTGCCGGAGTTCATAAATTGCCTGTCATTTTAATGTGCGAAAACAACAAGTACGCCATTTCTGTTCCAATTGAAAAGCAGCTTGCCTGTGAGAATGTGTCAGACAGGGCAATTGGCTATGGAATGCCTGGCTATACGATAGATGGGAATGACCCGCTTGAAGTCTATAGGGTTGTCAAGGAAGCAGCCGACCGCGGTCGGCGTGGAGAAGGTCCGACACTTGTTGAAACGATTTCCTATAGACTTACTCCACATTCTTCCGACGATGATGACAGGGCATACCGCGCACCGGATGAAGTTGCCGAAGCAAAGACTAGGGATCCGATTATTACATTTGGCGCTTATTTAAAGGAAACGGGCGTTATGGATGATGAATTGGAGAAGAAAATCAATGAGCGCGTCATGAAGCAGGTCAACGAAGCAACAGAGTATGCAGAGAATGCTCCTTATGCAAAGCCTGAGGACGCCCTCAATTATGTCTACGCTGAAGACAAGGGGGATGCATAA
- a CDS encoding alpha-ketoacid dehydrogenase subunit beta produces MAVISYIDAVTMAIREEMERDSKVFVLGEDVGRKGGVFKATVGLYDKFGEERVIDTPLAESAIAGVGIGAAMYGMRPIAEMQFADFIMPAVNQIISEAARIRYRSNNDWNCPIVIRAPYGGGVHGALYHSQSVEAIFANQPGLKIVMPSTPYDVKGLLKAAIRDDDPVLFFEHKRAYRLIKGEVPDTDYTLPIGKADVKREGEDITVITYGLCVHFALQAAEKLAKDGISAHILDLRTVYPLDKEAIIEAASKTGKVLLVTEDNKEGSILGEVSAIIAENCLFDLDAPIKRLAGPDIPAMPYAPTMEKFFMMNPEKVEKAMRELAEF; encoded by the coding sequence ATGGCTGTTATTTCTTATATTGATGCTGTAACAATGGCAATCCGTGAAGAGATGGAGAGAGACTCTAAAGTTTTTGTCCTTGGTGAGGATGTAGGCCGCAAAGGCGGGGTTTTTAAAGCAACCGTCGGGCTGTACGACAAGTTCGGGGAAGAACGTGTGATTGACACCCCGCTTGCTGAATCTGCGATTGCCGGTGTCGGAATTGGAGCTGCCATGTATGGCATGAGGCCTATTGCTGAAATGCAATTCGCCGATTTCATCATGCCAGCAGTCAACCAGATTATTTCCGAAGCAGCGCGCATCCGCTATCGCTCCAATAATGACTGGAACTGCCCGATCGTTATCCGTGCTCCTTATGGAGGAGGCGTCCATGGGGCGTTGTACCACTCCCAATCAGTTGAGGCCATTTTTGCAAACCAGCCTGGTTTGAAAATTGTTATGCCTTCGACTCCTTACGATGTAAAAGGTCTGCTCAAGGCAGCAATCCGTGATGATGACCCGGTCCTTTTCTTTGAACATAAACGGGCTTACCGCCTAATCAAGGGTGAAGTTCCTGATACGGATTATACGCTTCCGATTGGTAAGGCTGATGTTAAACGTGAGGGCGAAGATATTACCGTCATTACCTATGGCCTTTGTGTCCACTTTGCTTTGCAGGCTGCCGAGAAGCTTGCAAAGGATGGCATTTCTGCACACATCCTCGATCTTCGGACGGTATATCCGCTTGATAAGGAAGCCATTATCGAAGCTGCTTCCAAAACCGGGAAGGTCCTGCTTGTTACAGAGGACAATAAAGAAGGCAGCATTTTGGGAGAGGTATCAGCAATTATTGCTGAAAACTGCCTGTTCGATCTTGATGCTCCAATTAAAAGGCTTGCCGGACCGGATATACCGGCCATGCCATATGCCCCGACAATGGAGAAATTCTTCATGATGAATCCGGAAAAGGTAGAGAAGGCCATGCGGGAGCTTGCGGAATTTTAA